A section of the Streptomyces sp. SCL15-4 genome encodes:
- a CDS encoding GNAT family N-acetyltransferase has translation MEIKVSSLAERPDRLPAVSDMPDTWPEFVTNDLVGTTHYGRIPTELPEYALFAEDEDGRVVAHAYSVPFALHAPGRGALPARGWDQVLAWAFADLRAGTRPDTVSAVSVTIAPHAQGRGLSAVLLSAMRDNARARGFREVVAPVRPSAKHREPRTPITEYARRVRPDGLPEDPWLRVHARAGATFDSIAPASMTVGGSLEEWRRWTGLPFDRPGDVEVPGALVPVRCEPERGYAVYVEPNVWMRHPL, from the coding sequence ATGGAGATCAAGGTCAGCAGCCTCGCCGAGCGGCCCGACCGGCTGCCGGCGGTGTCCGACATGCCCGATACCTGGCCGGAGTTCGTCACCAACGACCTCGTCGGCACCACCCACTACGGCCGCATCCCCACCGAACTGCCGGAATACGCCCTGTTCGCCGAGGACGAGGACGGCCGGGTCGTCGCCCACGCCTACAGCGTGCCCTTCGCCCTCCACGCCCCCGGCCGCGGCGCCCTGCCCGCCCGGGGCTGGGACCAGGTCCTCGCCTGGGCCTTCGCCGACCTGCGGGCCGGCACCCGCCCGGACACGGTGAGCGCCGTCTCGGTCACCATCGCCCCGCACGCCCAGGGCCGGGGGCTGTCCGCCGTCCTGCTCTCCGCGATGCGGGACAACGCCCGCGCCCGCGGCTTCCGCGAGGTCGTCGCCCCCGTCCGGCCGAGCGCCAAGCACCGCGAACCGCGCACCCCGATCACCGAGTACGCCCGCCGGGTCCGCCCCGACGGGCTGCCCGAGGACCCGTGGCTGCGCGTCCACGCCCGGGCCGGCGCCACCTTCGACTCCATCGCCCCGGCCTCCATGACCGTCGGCGGCTCGCTGGAGGAGTGGCGCCGCTGGACCGGGCTGCCCTTCGACCGCCCCGGCGACGTCGAGGTGCCCGGCGCGCTGGTCCCGGTCCGCTGCGAACCGGAGCGCGGGTACGCCGTCTACGTCGAACCCAACGTCTGGATGCGGCACCCGCTGTGA